A single genomic interval of Nomascus leucogenys isolate Asia unplaced genomic scaffold, Asia_NLE_v1 001792F_24317_qpd_obj, whole genome shotgun sequence harbors:
- the LOC100594805 gene encoding tubulin beta-8 chain-like isoform X6, with translation MREIVLTQAGQCGNQIGAKFWEVISDEHAVDSAGTCHGDSHLQLERINVYYNEASGGRYVPRAVLVDLEPGTMDSVRSGPFGQIFRPVNFIFGQCGAGNNWAKGHYTEGAELMESVMDVVRKEAESCDCLQGFQLTTPTYGDLNHLVSATMSGVTTCLRFPGQLNVDLRKLAMNMVPFPRLHFFLPGFAPLTSRGSQQYRALTVAELTQQMFDAKNMMAACDPRHGRYLTAAAIFRGRMPMREVDEQMFNIQDKNSSYFADWLPNNVKTAVCDIPPRGLKMSATFIGNNTAIQELFKRVSEQFTAMFRRKAFLHWYTGEGMDEMEFTEAESNMNDLVSEYQQYQDATAEEEEDEECAEEEVA, from the exons ATGAGGGAGATTGTGCTCACGCAGGCCGGGCAGTGCGGGAACCAGATCGGTGCCAAG TTCTGGGAGGTGATCTCCGATGAACATGCCGTCGACTCCGCTGGCACCTGCCACGGGGACAGCCACCTGCAGCTGGAGCGCATCAACGTGTACTACAACGAGGCCAGCG GTGGCAGGTACGTGCCCCGCGCTGTGCTCGTGGATCTGGAGCCGGGCACCATGGACTCTGTGCGCTCAGGGCCCTTCGGGCAGATCTTCAGGCCGGTCAACTTCATCTTCG GTCAGTGTGGGGCCGGAAACAACTGGGCCAAGGGACACTACACAGAAGGCGCGGAGCTGATGGAGTCAGTGATGGATGTTGTCAGAAAGGAGGCTGAGAGctgtgactgcctgcagggtttcCAGCTGA CCACACCCACCTATGGTGACCTGAACCACCTGGTGTCTGCTACCATGAGTGGGGTCACCACGTGCCTGCGCTTCCCCGGCCAGCTGAATGTTGACCTGCGGAAGCTGGCCATGAACATGGTCCCGTTTCCCCGGCTGCATTTCTTCTTGCCTGGCTTTGCCCCACTGACCAGCCGGGGCAGCCAGCAGTACCGGGCCTTGACTGTGGCTGAGCTTACCCAGCAGATGTTTGATGCTAAGAATATGATGGCTGCTTGCGACCCTCGCCATGGTCGCTACCTAACGGCGGCTGCCATTTTCAGGGGTCGCATGCCCATGAGGGAGGTGGATGAACAAATGTTCAACATTCAAGACAAGAACAGCAGCTACTTTGCTGACTGGCTCCCAAACAATGTAAAAACAGCCGTCTGTGACATCCCACCCCGGGGGCTAAAAATGTCGGCCACCTTCATTGGGAATAATACGGCCATCCAGGAACTCTTCAAGCGTGTCTCAGAGCAGTTCACAGCAATGTTCAGGCGCAAGGCCTTTCTCCACTGGTACACGGGTGAGGGCATGGATGAGATGGAATTCACCGAGGCCGAGAGCAACATGAACGACCTGGTGTCTGAATATCAGCAATATCAGGATGCCACggccgaggaggaggaggatgaggagtgTGCTGAGGAGGAGGTGGCCTAG
- the LOC100594805 gene encoding tubulin beta-8 chain-like isoform X7, with product MREIVLTQAGQCGNQIGAKFWEVISDEHAVDSAGTCHGDSHLQLERINVYYNEASGGRYVPRAVLVDLEPGTMDSVRSGPFGQIFRPVNFIFGQCGAGNNWAKGHYTEGAELMESVMDVVRKEAESCDCLQGFQLTHSLGGGTGSGMGTLLLSKIREEYPDRIINTFSILPSPKVSDTVVEPYNATLSVHQLIENADETFCIDNEALYDICSRTLKLPTPTYGDLNHLVSATMSGVTTCLRFPGQLNVDLRKLAMNMVPFPRLHFFLPGFAPLTSRGSQQYRALTVAELTQQMFDAKNMMAACDPRHGRYLTAAAIFRGRMPMREVDEQMFNIQDKNSSYFADWLPNNVKTAVCDIPPRGLKMSATFIGNNTAIQELFKRVSEQFTAMFRRKAFLHWYTGEGMDEMEFTEAESNMNDLVSEYQQYQDATAEEEEDEECAEEEVA from the exons ATGAGGGAGATTGTGCTCACGCAGGCCGGGCAGTGCGGGAACCAGATCGGTGCCAAG TTCTGGGAGGTGATCTCCGATGAACATGCCGTCGACTCCGCTGGCACCTGCCACGGGGACAGCCACCTGCAGCTGGAGCGCATCAACGTGTACTACAACGAGGCCAGCG GTGGCAGGTACGTGCCCCGCGCTGTGCTCGTGGATCTGGAGCCGGGCACCATGGACTCTGTGCGCTCAGGGCCCTTCGGGCAGATCTTCAGGCCGGTCAACTTCATCTTCG GTCAGTGTGGGGCCGGAAACAACTGGGCCAAGGGACACTACACAGAAGGCGCGGAGCTGATGGAGTCAGTGATGGATGTTGTCAGAAAGGAGGCTGAGAGctgtgactgcctgcagggtttcCAGCTGACCCACTCCCTGGGTGGGGGGACTGGGTCTGGGATGGGCACCCTTCTGCTCAGTAAGATCCGGGAGGAGTACCCAGACAGGATCATAAACACATTCAGCATCCTGCCCTCGCCCAAGGTGTCAGACACCGTGGTGGAGCCCTACAACGCCACCCTCTCAGTCCACCAGCTCATAGAAAATGCGGACGAGACCTTCTGCATAGATAATGAAGCGCTATATGACATATGTTCCAGGACCCTAAAACTGCCCACACCCACCTATGGTGACCTGAACCACCTGGTGTCTGCTACCATGAGTGGGGTCACCACGTGCCTGCGCTTCCCCGGCCAGCTGAATGTTGACCTGCGGAAGCTGGCCATGAACATGGTCCCGTTTCCCCGGCTGCATTTCTTCTTGCCTGGCTTTGCCCCACTGACCAGCCGGGGCAGCCAGCAGTACCGGGCCTTGACTGTGGCTGAGCTTACCCAGCAGATGTTTGATGCTAAGAATATGATGGCTGCTTGCGACCCTCGCCATGGTCGCTACCTAACGGCGGCTGCCATTTTCAGGGGTCGCATGCCCATGAGGGAGGTGGATGAACAAATGTTCAACATTCAAGACAAGAACAGCAGCTACTTTGCTGACTGGCTCCCAAACAATGTAAAAACAGCCGTCTGTGACATCCCACCCCGGGGGCTAAAAATGTCGGCCACCTTCATTGGGAATAATACGGCCATCCAGGAACTCTTCAAGCGTGTCTCAGAGCAGTTCACAGCAATGTTCAGGCGCAAGGCCTTTCTCCACTGGTACACGGGTGAGGGCATGGATGAGATGGAATTCACCGAGGCCGAGAGCAACATGAACGACCTGGTGTCTGAATATCAGCAATATCAGGATGCCACggccgaggaggaggaggatgaggagtgTGCTGAGGAGGAGGTGGCCTAG
- the LOC100594805 gene encoding tubulin beta-8 chain-like isoform X4 — protein MREIVLTQAGQCGRYVPRAVLVDLEPGTMDSVRSGPFGQIFRPVNFIFGQCGAGNNWAKGHYTEGAELMESVMDVVRKEAESCDCLQGFQLTHSLGGGTGSGMGTLLLSKIREEYPDRIINTFSILPSPKVSDTVVEPYNATLSVHQLIENADETFCIDNEALYDICSRTLKLPTPTYGDLNHLVSATMSGVTTCLRFPGQLNVDLRKLAMNMVPFPRLHFFLPGFAPLTSRGSQQYRALTVAELTQQMFDAKNMMAACDPRHGRYLTAAAIFRGRMPMREVDEQMFNIQDKNSSYFADWLPNNVKTAVCDIPPRGLKMSATFIGNNTAIQELFKRVSEQFTAMFRRKAFLHWYTGEGMDEMEFTEAESNMNDLVSEYQQYQDATAEEEEDEECAEEEVA, from the exons ATGAGGGAGATTGTGCTCACGCAGGCCGGGCAGT GTGGCAGGTACGTGCCCCGCGCTGTGCTCGTGGATCTGGAGCCGGGCACCATGGACTCTGTGCGCTCAGGGCCCTTCGGGCAGATCTTCAGGCCGGTCAACTTCATCTTCG GTCAGTGTGGGGCCGGAAACAACTGGGCCAAGGGACACTACACAGAAGGCGCGGAGCTGATGGAGTCAGTGATGGATGTTGTCAGAAAGGAGGCTGAGAGctgtgactgcctgcagggtttcCAGCTGACCCACTCCCTGGGTGGGGGGACTGGGTCTGGGATGGGCACCCTTCTGCTCAGTAAGATCCGGGAGGAGTACCCAGACAGGATCATAAACACATTCAGCATCCTGCCCTCGCCCAAGGTGTCAGACACCGTGGTGGAGCCCTACAACGCCACCCTCTCAGTCCACCAGCTCATAGAAAATGCGGACGAGACCTTCTGCATAGATAATGAAGCGCTATATGACATATGTTCCAGGACCCTAAAACTGCCCACACCCACCTATGGTGACCTGAACCACCTGGTGTCTGCTACCATGAGTGGGGTCACCACGTGCCTGCGCTTCCCCGGCCAGCTGAATGTTGACCTGCGGAAGCTGGCCATGAACATGGTCCCGTTTCCCCGGCTGCATTTCTTCTTGCCTGGCTTTGCCCCACTGACCAGCCGGGGCAGCCAGCAGTACCGGGCCTTGACTGTGGCTGAGCTTACCCAGCAGATGTTTGATGCTAAGAATATGATGGCTGCTTGCGACCCTCGCCATGGTCGCTACCTAACGGCGGCTGCCATTTTCAGGGGTCGCATGCCCATGAGGGAGGTGGATGAACAAATGTTCAACATTCAAGACAAGAACAGCAGCTACTTTGCTGACTGGCTCCCAAACAATGTAAAAACAGCCGTCTGTGACATCCCACCCCGGGGGCTAAAAATGTCGGCCACCTTCATTGGGAATAATACGGCCATCCAGGAACTCTTCAAGCGTGTCTCAGAGCAGTTCACAGCAATGTTCAGGCGCAAGGCCTTTCTCCACTGGTACACGGGTGAGGGCATGGATGAGATGGAATTCACCGAGGCCGAGAGCAACATGAACGACCTGGTGTCTGAATATCAGCAATATCAGGATGCCACggccgaggaggaggaggatgaggagtgTGCTGAGGAGGAGGTGGCCTAG
- the LOC100594805 gene encoding tubulin beta-8 chain-like isoform X2, translating into MREIVLTQAGQCGNQIGAKFWEVISDEHAVDSAGTCHGDSHLQLERINVYYNEASGQCGAGNNWAKGHYTEGAELMESVMDVVRKEAESCDCLQGFQLTHSLGGGTGSGMGTLLLSKIREEYPDRIINTFSILPSPKVSDTVVEPYNATLSVHQLIENADETFCIDNEALYDICSRTLKLPTPTYGDLNHLVSATMSGVTTCLRFPGQLNVDLRKLAMNMVPFPRLHFFLPGFAPLTSRGSQQYRALTVAELTQQMFDAKNMMAACDPRHGRYLTAAAIFRGRMPMREVDEQMFNIQDKNSSYFADWLPNNVKTAVCDIPPRGLKMSATFIGNNTAIQELFKRVSEQFTAMFRRKAFLHWYTGEGMDEMEFTEAESNMNDLVSEYQQYQDATAEEEEDEECAEEEVA; encoded by the exons ATGAGGGAGATTGTGCTCACGCAGGCCGGGCAGTGCGGGAACCAGATCGGTGCCAAG TTCTGGGAGGTGATCTCCGATGAACATGCCGTCGACTCCGCTGGCACCTGCCACGGGGACAGCCACCTGCAGCTGGAGCGCATCAACGTGTACTACAACGAGGCCAGCG GTCAGTGTGGGGCCGGAAACAACTGGGCCAAGGGACACTACACAGAAGGCGCGGAGCTGATGGAGTCAGTGATGGATGTTGTCAGAAAGGAGGCTGAGAGctgtgactgcctgcagggtttcCAGCTGACCCACTCCCTGGGTGGGGGGACTGGGTCTGGGATGGGCACCCTTCTGCTCAGTAAGATCCGGGAGGAGTACCCAGACAGGATCATAAACACATTCAGCATCCTGCCCTCGCCCAAGGTGTCAGACACCGTGGTGGAGCCCTACAACGCCACCCTCTCAGTCCACCAGCTCATAGAAAATGCGGACGAGACCTTCTGCATAGATAATGAAGCGCTATATGACATATGTTCCAGGACCCTAAAACTGCCCACACCCACCTATGGTGACCTGAACCACCTGGTGTCTGCTACCATGAGTGGGGTCACCACGTGCCTGCGCTTCCCCGGCCAGCTGAATGTTGACCTGCGGAAGCTGGCCATGAACATGGTCCCGTTTCCCCGGCTGCATTTCTTCTTGCCTGGCTTTGCCCCACTGACCAGCCGGGGCAGCCAGCAGTACCGGGCCTTGACTGTGGCTGAGCTTACCCAGCAGATGTTTGATGCTAAGAATATGATGGCTGCTTGCGACCCTCGCCATGGTCGCTACCTAACGGCGGCTGCCATTTTCAGGGGTCGCATGCCCATGAGGGAGGTGGATGAACAAATGTTCAACATTCAAGACAAGAACAGCAGCTACTTTGCTGACTGGCTCCCAAACAATGTAAAAACAGCCGTCTGTGACATCCCACCCCGGGGGCTAAAAATGTCGGCCACCTTCATTGGGAATAATACGGCCATCCAGGAACTCTTCAAGCGTGTCTCAGAGCAGTTCACAGCAATGTTCAGGCGCAAGGCCTTTCTCCACTGGTACACGGGTGAGGGCATGGATGAGATGGAATTCACCGAGGCCGAGAGCAACATGAACGACCTGGTGTCTGAATATCAGCAATATCAGGATGCCACggccgaggaggaggaggatgaggagtgTGCTGAGGAGGAGGTGGCCTAG
- the LOC100594805 gene encoding tubulin beta-8 chain-like isoform X1 yields MREIVLTQAGQCGNQIGAKFWEVISDEHAVDSAGTCHGDSHLQLERINVYYNEASGGRYVPRAVLVDLEPGTMDSVRSGPFGQIFRPVNFIFGQCGAGNNWSCDCLQGFQLTHSLGGGTGSGMGTLLLSKIREEYPDRIINTFSILPSPKVSDTVVEPYNATLSVHQLIENADETFCIDNEALYDICSRTLKLPTPTYGDLNHLVSATMSGVTTCLRFPGQLNVDLRKLAMNMVPFPRLHFFLPGFAPLTSRGSQQYRALTVAELTQQMFDAKNMMAACDPRHGRYLTAAAIFRGRMPMREVDEQMFNIQDKNSSYFADWLPNNVKTAVCDIPPRGLKMSATFIGNNTAIQELFKRVSEQFTAMFRRKAFLHWYTGEGMDEMEFTEAESNMNDLVSEYQQYQDATAEEEEDEECAEEEVA; encoded by the exons ATGAGGGAGATTGTGCTCACGCAGGCCGGGCAGTGCGGGAACCAGATCGGTGCCAAG TTCTGGGAGGTGATCTCCGATGAACATGCCGTCGACTCCGCTGGCACCTGCCACGGGGACAGCCACCTGCAGCTGGAGCGCATCAACGTGTACTACAACGAGGCCAGCG GTGGCAGGTACGTGCCCCGCGCTGTGCTCGTGGATCTGGAGCCGGGCACCATGGACTCTGTGCGCTCAGGGCCCTTCGGGCAGATCTTCAGGCCGGTCAACTTCATCTTCG GTCAGTGTGGGGCCGGAAACAACTGG AGctgtgactgcctgcagggtttcCAGCTGACCCACTCCCTGGGTGGGGGGACTGGGTCTGGGATGGGCACCCTTCTGCTCAGTAAGATCCGGGAGGAGTACCCAGACAGGATCATAAACACATTCAGCATCCTGCCCTCGCCCAAGGTGTCAGACACCGTGGTGGAGCCCTACAACGCCACCCTCTCAGTCCACCAGCTCATAGAAAATGCGGACGAGACCTTCTGCATAGATAATGAAGCGCTATATGACATATGTTCCAGGACCCTAAAACTGCCCACACCCACCTATGGTGACCTGAACCACCTGGTGTCTGCTACCATGAGTGGGGTCACCACGTGCCTGCGCTTCCCCGGCCAGCTGAATGTTGACCTGCGGAAGCTGGCCATGAACATGGTCCCGTTTCCCCGGCTGCATTTCTTCTTGCCTGGCTTTGCCCCACTGACCAGCCGGGGCAGCCAGCAGTACCGGGCCTTGACTGTGGCTGAGCTTACCCAGCAGATGTTTGATGCTAAGAATATGATGGCTGCTTGCGACCCTCGCCATGGTCGCTACCTAACGGCGGCTGCCATTTTCAGGGGTCGCATGCCCATGAGGGAGGTGGATGAACAAATGTTCAACATTCAAGACAAGAACAGCAGCTACTTTGCTGACTGGCTCCCAAACAATGTAAAAACAGCCGTCTGTGACATCCCACCCCGGGGGCTAAAAATGTCGGCCACCTTCATTGGGAATAATACGGCCATCCAGGAACTCTTCAAGCGTGTCTCAGAGCAGTTCACAGCAATGTTCAGGCGCAAGGCCTTTCTCCACTGGTACACGGGTGAGGGCATGGATGAGATGGAATTCACCGAGGCCGAGAGCAACATGAACGACCTGGTGTCTGAATATCAGCAATATCAGGATGCCACggccgaggaggaggaggatgaggagtgTGCTGAGGAGGAGGTGGCCTAG
- the LOC100594805 gene encoding tubulin beta-8 chain-like isoform X5: protein MREIVLTQAGQCGNQIGAKFWEVISDEHAVDSAGTCHGDSHLQLERINLTHSLGGGTGSGMGTLLLSKIREEYPDRIINTFSILPSPKVSDTVVEPYNATLSVHQLIENADETFCIDNEALYDICSRTLKLPTPTYGDLNHLVSATMSGVTTCLRFPGQLNVDLRKLAMNMVPFPRLHFFLPGFAPLTSRGSQQYRALTVAELTQQMFDAKNMMAACDPRHGRYLTAAAIFRGRMPMREVDEQMFNIQDKNSSYFADWLPNNVKTAVCDIPPRGLKMSATFIGNNTAIQELFKRVSEQFTAMFRRKAFLHWYTGEGMDEMEFTEAESNMNDLVSEYQQYQDATAEEEEDEECAEEEVA, encoded by the exons ATGAGGGAGATTGTGCTCACGCAGGCCGGGCAGTGCGGGAACCAGATCGGTGCCAAG TTCTGGGAGGTGATCTCCGATGAACATGCCGTCGACTCCGCTGGCACCTGCCACGGGGACAGCCACCTGCAGCTGGAGCGCATCAAC CTGACCCACTCCCTGGGTGGGGGGACTGGGTCTGGGATGGGCACCCTTCTGCTCAGTAAGATCCGGGAGGAGTACCCAGACAGGATCATAAACACATTCAGCATCCTGCCCTCGCCCAAGGTGTCAGACACCGTGGTGGAGCCCTACAACGCCACCCTCTCAGTCCACCAGCTCATAGAAAATGCGGACGAGACCTTCTGCATAGATAATGAAGCGCTATATGACATATGTTCCAGGACCCTAAAACTGCCCACACCCACCTATGGTGACCTGAACCACCTGGTGTCTGCTACCATGAGTGGGGTCACCACGTGCCTGCGCTTCCCCGGCCAGCTGAATGTTGACCTGCGGAAGCTGGCCATGAACATGGTCCCGTTTCCCCGGCTGCATTTCTTCTTGCCTGGCTTTGCCCCACTGACCAGCCGGGGCAGCCAGCAGTACCGGGCCTTGACTGTGGCTGAGCTTACCCAGCAGATGTTTGATGCTAAGAATATGATGGCTGCTTGCGACCCTCGCCATGGTCGCTACCTAACGGCGGCTGCCATTTTCAGGGGTCGCATGCCCATGAGGGAGGTGGATGAACAAATGTTCAACATTCAAGACAAGAACAGCAGCTACTTTGCTGACTGGCTCCCAAACAATGTAAAAACAGCCGTCTGTGACATCCCACCCCGGGGGCTAAAAATGTCGGCCACCTTCATTGGGAATAATACGGCCATCCAGGAACTCTTCAAGCGTGTCTCAGAGCAGTTCACAGCAATGTTCAGGCGCAAGGCCTTTCTCCACTGGTACACGGGTGAGGGCATGGATGAGATGGAATTCACCGAGGCCGAGAGCAACATGAACGACCTGGTGTCTGAATATCAGCAATATCAGGATGCCACggccgaggaggaggaggatgaggagtgTGCTGAGGAGGAGGTGGCCTAG
- the LOC100594805 gene encoding tubulin beta-8 chain-like isoform X3: MREIVLTQAGQCGNQIGAKFWEVISDEHAVDSAGTCHGDSHLQLERINVYYNEASGGRYVPRAVLVDLEPGTMDSVRSGPFGQIFRPGFQLTHSLGGGTGSGMGTLLLSKIREEYPDRIINTFSILPSPKVSDTVVEPYNATLSVHQLIENADETFCIDNEALYDICSRTLKLPTPTYGDLNHLVSATMSGVTTCLRFPGQLNVDLRKLAMNMVPFPRLHFFLPGFAPLTSRGSQQYRALTVAELTQQMFDAKNMMAACDPRHGRYLTAAAIFRGRMPMREVDEQMFNIQDKNSSYFADWLPNNVKTAVCDIPPRGLKMSATFIGNNTAIQELFKRVSEQFTAMFRRKAFLHWYTGEGMDEMEFTEAESNMNDLVSEYQQYQDATAEEEEDEECAEEEVA; this comes from the exons ATGAGGGAGATTGTGCTCACGCAGGCCGGGCAGTGCGGGAACCAGATCGGTGCCAAG TTCTGGGAGGTGATCTCCGATGAACATGCCGTCGACTCCGCTGGCACCTGCCACGGGGACAGCCACCTGCAGCTGGAGCGCATCAACGTGTACTACAACGAGGCCAGCG GTGGCAGGTACGTGCCCCGCGCTGTGCTCGTGGATCTGGAGCCGGGCACCATGGACTCTGTGCGCTCAGGGCCCTTCGGGCAGATCTTCAGGCCG ggtttcCAGCTGACCCACTCCCTGGGTGGGGGGACTGGGTCTGGGATGGGCACCCTTCTGCTCAGTAAGATCCGGGAGGAGTACCCAGACAGGATCATAAACACATTCAGCATCCTGCCCTCGCCCAAGGTGTCAGACACCGTGGTGGAGCCCTACAACGCCACCCTCTCAGTCCACCAGCTCATAGAAAATGCGGACGAGACCTTCTGCATAGATAATGAAGCGCTATATGACATATGTTCCAGGACCCTAAAACTGCCCACACCCACCTATGGTGACCTGAACCACCTGGTGTCTGCTACCATGAGTGGGGTCACCACGTGCCTGCGCTTCCCCGGCCAGCTGAATGTTGACCTGCGGAAGCTGGCCATGAACATGGTCCCGTTTCCCCGGCTGCATTTCTTCTTGCCTGGCTTTGCCCCACTGACCAGCCGGGGCAGCCAGCAGTACCGGGCCTTGACTGTGGCTGAGCTTACCCAGCAGATGTTTGATGCTAAGAATATGATGGCTGCTTGCGACCCTCGCCATGGTCGCTACCTAACGGCGGCTGCCATTTTCAGGGGTCGCATGCCCATGAGGGAGGTGGATGAACAAATGTTCAACATTCAAGACAAGAACAGCAGCTACTTTGCTGACTGGCTCCCAAACAATGTAAAAACAGCCGTCTGTGACATCCCACCCCGGGGGCTAAAAATGTCGGCCACCTTCATTGGGAATAATACGGCCATCCAGGAACTCTTCAAGCGTGTCTCAGAGCAGTTCACAGCAATGTTCAGGCGCAAGGCCTTTCTCCACTGGTACACGGGTGAGGGCATGGATGAGATGGAATTCACCGAGGCCGAGAGCAACATGAACGACCTGGTGTCTGAATATCAGCAATATCAGGATGCCACggccgaggaggaggaggatgaggagtgTGCTGAGGAGGAGGTGGCCTAG